From Caldanaerobius fijiensis DSM 17918, a single genomic window includes:
- a CDS encoding xylulokinase encodes MGEYLIGIDIGTSACKVTVFNVGGEVIFSTAKTYDIYYPHTGWAEQDAREWWAAVCSALKEVFSSGKVKADEIAGIGVDGQSWAALPISSEGEVLRRVMIWFDRRAQSQAQQIAERVGLERVISLSGNPVDPAYITPKMLWIKENEPEIYKRTYKFLQSNGYIVYKLTGQFTQDLSQGYGFHFFNVKKGCYDKDICREMGLDIDKVADIYPCHQIVGCVSRWASVETGLKEGTPVVAGGLDAAASTLGAGVIEEGQTQEQGGQAGGMSICMSRPVIEPRLILGYHVVPDRWLLQGGTVGGGGALKWFKEQLGYEDTVVAQKKGISPYKVIDDKVKDVPPGSDGLVFLPYMSGERSPIWNSKARGVFFGLSYDKTRAHMARAVMEGCAFALKHNIDVAEEAKAVVDKLISVGGAANSAVWTQIKADITKKDILVPYSDDATALGAAILAGVGTGVYGDFKEAVEKTVRLKNSYHPNPENFPIYEGLYGIYRELYINLEKTYDRLADILADNS; translated from the coding sequence ATGGGGGAATATCTTATAGGTATCGATATTGGTACATCTGCCTGTAAAGTTACTGTGTTTAATGTTGGTGGAGAAGTGATCTTTTCTACAGCAAAAACTTATGATATTTATTATCCCCATACAGGGTGGGCAGAACAGGATGCTAGAGAGTGGTGGGCCGCTGTTTGCAGTGCACTAAAGGAAGTGTTCAGCAGCGGAAAAGTGAAAGCCGATGAAATCGCAGGGATAGGAGTTGATGGACAGAGTTGGGCGGCGTTACCGATATCCTCTGAAGGTGAGGTTTTAAGACGCGTGATGATATGGTTTGATCGAAGAGCTCAATCTCAAGCGCAGCAGATTGCAGAAAGAGTCGGTCTGGAAAGGGTCATATCGCTAAGCGGAAATCCCGTTGACCCCGCTTATATAACGCCTAAAATGCTTTGGATAAAGGAAAATGAGCCAGAAATATATAAGAGGACATATAAATTCCTTCAGAGCAATGGGTACATCGTCTATAAACTGACAGGTCAATTTACCCAAGATTTATCCCAGGGATATGGTTTTCACTTTTTTAATGTTAAAAAAGGCTGTTATGACAAAGATATTTGCAGAGAGATGGGGCTTGATATCGACAAGGTTGCGGATATTTATCCATGCCATCAAATAGTCGGCTGTGTAAGTAGATGGGCTTCTGTTGAAACAGGCCTTAAAGAAGGTACACCGGTGGTAGCTGGTGGTCTGGATGCTGCGGCATCTACCTTAGGCGCAGGAGTAATAGAAGAGGGGCAGACCCAGGAACAAGGGGGACAGGCAGGCGGTATGAGTATATGCATGAGTAGGCCTGTTATAGAACCGCGCTTGATACTGGGATACCATGTGGTGCCTGATAGGTGGTTACTTCAAGGCGGGACGGTTGGCGGTGGTGGAGCCTTAAAGTGGTTTAAAGAGCAGCTGGGGTATGAAGATACGGTGGTAGCCCAGAAAAAAGGTATAAGCCCTTATAAAGTCATAGATGATAAGGTCAAAGATGTTCCACCGGGTAGCGATGGGCTGGTGTTTTTACCATACATGTCAGGAGAAAGGTCTCCTATATGGAATTCAAAAGCGCGGGGAGTGTTTTTTGGATTATCTTACGATAAAACGCGTGCTCATATGGCAAGAGCTGTTATGGAAGGATGTGCATTTGCCCTAAAACACAATATCGATGTGGCTGAGGAAGCCAAAGCTGTGGTGGATAAGCTTATAAGCGTAGGAGGAGCTGCTAATAGCGCAGTTTGGACTCAAATAAAAGCAGACATCACTAAAAAAGATATTCTTGTGCCTTATTCAGACGATGCCACAGCGCTGGGAGCTGCTATATTGGCAGGAGTAGGAACAGGTGTATATGGAGATTTTAAAGAAGCAGTAGAAAAAACTGTGCGCCTCAAGAATAGCTATCATCCCAATCCCGAGAATTTTCCTATTTATGAGGGTTTGTATGGTATTTACAGGGAATTATACATAAATCTTGAGAAAACCTATGATAGACTTGCTGATATATTGGCAGATAATTCATAA
- a CDS encoding galactitol-1-phosphate 5-dehydrogenase produces MKAAVLHGKNDIRCEEIDKPFAGEGEVIIEVKVTGICGSDLPRVLGNGAHYYPIVLGHEFSGVVCEVGPGVTNVSLGDRIAGAPLVPCHRCTDCQEGHYSQCTNYTFIGSRIPGSWAEYVKIPAMNAVVLPEEVSFEEGAFFEPSTVALHGLFVSDFRPGFDSAVLGCGTIGQLTIQWLRILGANHIYAFDIDNEKLSLAQRFGADVCINTANGDYAEIKKVIGNACIMYVFETAGVPYTQKLSLEIAANKATVCYIGTPVKDITLEPALFEKILRKELALKGSWMSYSAPFPGREWTLTGDAFKKGLLKIEPMIYRRFPLESISEAFELYQTPLSVKGKVLLISR; encoded by the coding sequence ATGAAAGCTGCTGTTTTGCACGGTAAAAACGATATAAGATGTGAAGAGATAGATAAACCTTTTGCGGGTGAAGGAGAGGTGATCATAGAGGTTAAGGTTACAGGTATATGTGGTTCAGATCTTCCCAGAGTTCTGGGAAATGGAGCACATTATTATCCGATCGTTTTAGGTCATGAATTTTCGGGCGTTGTATGTGAAGTAGGCCCTGGTGTGACTAATGTATCGCTAGGTGACAGGATAGCAGGAGCTCCGTTGGTACCATGCCATAGGTGTACTGATTGCCAGGAGGGGCATTATTCTCAGTGTACCAATTATACTTTTATTGGATCACGTATACCAGGCAGCTGGGCCGAATACGTAAAAATTCCTGCTATGAACGCTGTGGTATTACCTGAAGAGGTTAGTTTTGAAGAGGGAGCTTTTTTTGAGCCATCAACGGTAGCATTACACGGCCTATTTGTATCAGATTTTAGACCTGGTTTTGACTCTGCGGTTTTAGGTTGTGGGACAATAGGGCAGCTTACCATTCAATGGCTCAGGATCCTTGGAGCAAATCATATATATGCTTTTGATATCGATAATGAAAAACTGAGCCTGGCTCAAAGATTTGGTGCAGATGTATGCATTAATACGGCAAATGGCGATTATGCCGAGATAAAAAAAGTTATTGGCAATGCCTGTATAATGTATGTATTTGAGACTGCAGGAGTGCCATATACCCAAAAACTTTCCCTTGAAATAGCAGCAAATAAGGCAACAGTGTGCTATATAGGGACACCAGTAAAGGATATTACATTGGAACCTGCTTTGTTTGAAAAGATATTGAGAAAGGAGTTGGCACTGAAAGGCTCATGGATGTCCTATTCAGCTCCTTTTCCAGGTAGAGAGTGGACCCTGACAGGAGATGCCTTTAAAAAAGGCCTTTTAAAAATTGAGCCTATGATATACAGACGTTTTCCGCTGGAGTCTATTAGTGAAGCCTT